The following proteins are co-located in the Micromonospora viridifaciens genome:
- a CDS encoding DUF4129 domain-containing protein — protein sequence MDLGVLRRWWPIVAVALLLTAAALAAGHSTIGASRIPPVADNIPYVPDYPTGEPAPSIPVEPRDVGPPTSGSIPQWILTAAFVVLGLAVLVAIGYALWTVVGGALRRTTRAIPTQRSRRSAEGTAREVMAALDAGLVELDDRSTDPRTAVIACWVRLEEAAEEAGVPRLAGDTSTDLVSRLLRGDPAAGVPAIASADVLDGFAQVYREARYATHTVDERMRDQARAALRRLRGELTSLAATGEGQT from the coding sequence ATGGACCTCGGCGTGCTGCGCAGGTGGTGGCCGATCGTTGCGGTGGCCCTGCTGCTCACCGCTGCCGCGCTCGCCGCCGGGCACTCCACGATCGGCGCCAGCCGGATCCCGCCCGTCGCCGACAACATCCCCTACGTGCCGGACTACCCCACCGGCGAGCCCGCGCCCTCGATCCCGGTCGAGCCCCGGGACGTCGGCCCGCCCACCTCCGGCAGCATTCCCCAGTGGATCCTCACCGCCGCGTTTGTCGTGCTCGGCCTGGCCGTGCTGGTCGCCATCGGCTACGCGCTCTGGACGGTGGTCGGCGGGGCGCTGCGGCGGACCACCCGGGCCATCCCGACGCAGCGGTCCCGGCGTAGCGCCGAGGGCACCGCGCGGGAGGTGATGGCCGCCCTGGACGCCGGCCTGGTGGAGCTCGACGACCGGTCCACCGATCCGCGTACCGCGGTCATCGCCTGCTGGGTCCGGCTGGAGGAGGCCGCCGAGGAGGCCGGCGTGCCCCGGCTCGCCGGGGACACCTCCACCGACCTGGTCAGCCGGCTGCTGCGCGGCGACCCGGCGGCCGGCGTCCCGGCGATCGCCAGCGCCGACGTGCTGGACGGGTTCGCGCAGGTCTACCGGGAGGCCCGGTACGCCACCCACACGGTCGACGAGCGGATGCGCGACCAGGCCCGGGCCGCGCTGCGCCGGCTGCGTGGGGAGCTGACGAGCCTGGCCGCCACCGGCGAGGGGCAGACATGA